The proteins below are encoded in one region of Paenibacillus sp. YYML68:
- a CDS encoding Gfo/Idh/MocA family protein, protein MQHRLRLAVVGLGRVSKSHLPAIRELHEHIELVALVSRDPAKLEQEAAEWDSVRTYTSYEEALNDPTIDAFLLLLPHDLHADYAIRALQRGKHVLVEKPMAMNVTEARSMLDAAEQHGARLMVGQSRRFFGPVMESIERIRANEIGGLIHIHALLLAHMDKPATDWWKDEAKIGGFIIPLWGSHILDYIVWAYDRLPESVYAQGLSNNPNWGGEDEVTISLNYGTGQMATVVMSFNAGCRPADAEGLTGKRIWSTQNSIYQRYVIGQNGMLQLNDEYELALNGEQVAACERSNANFTWQLREFAEAIRDGRQPLASGQEILRVMQVIDACFESMRTGQVVSLTRNTSV, encoded by the coding sequence ATGCAGCATAGACTGCGCTTGGCCGTCGTCGGCCTAGGACGTGTGTCCAAATCACATTTACCCGCGATTCGGGAGCTTCATGAGCATATTGAGCTGGTGGCGCTCGTATCCCGCGACCCGGCGAAGCTGGAGCAGGAGGCGGCCGAGTGGGACAGCGTCAGGACGTATACGTCCTATGAGGAGGCGCTTAATGACCCGACGATTGACGCGTTCCTGCTGCTGCTGCCGCACGACCTGCACGCGGATTACGCGATCCGCGCCCTGCAGCGGGGGAAGCATGTGCTCGTGGAGAAGCCGATGGCGATGAACGTTACAGAGGCGCGGAGCATGCTTGATGCAGCTGAGCAGCACGGCGCGAGGCTGATGGTCGGGCAGAGTCGCCGCTTCTTCGGACCAGTGATGGAGTCGATTGAGCGCATTCGTGCGAACGAGATCGGCGGATTGATTCATATTCACGCACTGCTGCTCGCGCATATGGATAAGCCGGCGACAGACTGGTGGAAGGACGAGGCGAAGATCGGCGGCTTCATTATTCCACTGTGGGGGAGCCATATTCTCGACTATATCGTCTGGGCGTATGATCGGCTGCCGGAGTCGGTATATGCGCAGGGTCTGTCGAACAATCCGAACTGGGGCGGCGAGGATGAGGTGACGATCTCGTTAAATTATGGCACGGGGCAGATGGCTACGGTGGTCATGTCGTTCAATGCGGGCTGCCGACCTGCGGATGCGGAGGGGCTGACCGGCAAGCGCATCTGGTCGACGCAGAACAGCATCTACCAGCGCTATGTGATCGGGCAGAACGGGATGCTGCAGCTGAACGACGAATACGAGCTGGCGCTGAACGGAGAGCAGGTCGCCGCCTGCGAGCGGTCGAACGCTAACTTCACCTGGCAGCTGCGTGAATTCGCCGAGGCGATCCGCGACGGTCGACAGCCGCTCGCATCCGGTCAGGAGATATTGCGGGTGATGCAGGTGATCGACGCCTGCTTCGAATCGATGCGTACCGGGCAGGTCGTGTCGCTCACTCGCAACACTAGCGTGTAA